The Deinococcus ruber region GCAGCCATCGTACCTTTCCATAACTGAAACCAGAATATCACGGAGCAGGAATGACCTCTTCATGCATATTTGATAAAAGGTGCTGCCACGCGGGCTTTTCGCGGGTGCAATTCTCAATCTTCGTTCATGACGGGCGTCTCAGATGGTAGCGTTGGGTATGCCCCGTCATCTGGTATCTCCGGAGCGCTTTGCCCTGGCGGCCTATGATGCCCTGTCGGCCAATATCGCCATTCTGGACGCACAGAGCATTATTGTCGCTGTCAACCGCGCCTGGGACGACTTCGCGCAGGAGTTTGCGGGTGCTGGCCCCACCGCCAATAACGGTCTGGGGAGCAACTATCTGGCAATCAGCGAGGCAACGACCGGAGACGACCGACCGTATGCGCTGGCGACGGCGGCAGGCATTCGCGATCTGCTGGCGGGCAGGCGCAAGGTCGCCGAGATCGAATACCCGTGCAAGGTCGCCAACGAGCAGCGGTATTACATGGCCCGCGTGACCGCGTTCGATCAGGATGGCGAGCGCTTCGTGGTGGTGGCACATGAAGACATCACGCGCCGTAAACGCGCAGAGCTGGCGCTGGAGAGCCTGAACCGCGAACTGGAGGCGCGTATCGAGGCGCGGACACGCGAGCTGGAAGAAGCTGGACGGGCGGCTGAGCGGCACAATGCCGAACTGGAAGAGAGCAACCGGAACCTGTCGCAGTTCGCGTCGGTGGCGGCCCACGATCTTCAGGAACCGCTGCGCCTGATCGGAGCCTACGCCGACCTGCTGCGCCACCGCTCCTATGACAGGCTGGATACGCGCAGTCAGACGCATCTGGGACATCTGCTCGATCAGGTAGGACGCGCCCGTCAGCTGGTGCGCGACGTGCTCACGCTGTCGCGGGTGGCTGTGCGGCCCACGCTTCAGCCAGTCGATATGCGGGCGCTGTGGGACGCATGTATCGCCACGTTTCCCTGGCCTGACGATACCCGCCTGGAGTGCGCCGACCTGCCGCCGGTTCTGGGCGACGCGGCGCAACTGCGGCAGCTTTTTCTGAACCTGCTCGGCAACGCGCTCAAGTTCCGTTCGGCACGTCCGCTGGAGCTGTCGCTCCGGGTGGAAGTCGAGGGGCCGCAGCTGCACTTTCAGCTGACCGATAACGGCATAGGCATCGCCCCGCAGCACCATGAAAAGGTCTTCGTGATGTTCCAGCGCCTGCACAGCCGCACCCCTTCAGGCCTGGGCAGTAGCGAAGCCCCGACCGGGGGCAACGGCGTAGGGCTGGCGGTCTGCAAAATGGTGGTCGAGCGCCACGGTGGACGGCTGTGGCTGACCTCGGTGGAAGGACAGGGCACGACCTTTCATTTCACTCTTCCGGCAGCGCCCTCTGCACACGGCGAGAGTGCCGTGCAGCACAGGAGCGCCCCCGTTTCCGAGTAGGGGAGCAGCCCGCACGTCTGGCCCGCGACATCGAACCATGCGGCTTATGCTGTCAGGTATGCCGATCTGGATTGGAATTGCCCTTGGGGGCGCACTGGGAGCGCTGGCCCGCTCCGCGCTGAGCACACTGGTTCAGGGCCGCCTGAGCGGAGGGCACTGGGCGGGGTTTCCGCTGGGCACGCTGCTGATCAATGTGCTGGGCAGCTTCCTGCTGGGCCTGATCATGGCGCTGAACCTGCGCGGTCTGCTGAGTGCGCCGCTGCGTCTGGCGCTGGGAACTGGCTTTGTCGGGGCGTTTACCACCTTCAGCACCTTCGAATGGGAGAGCAGCGCTCTGCTGCGGGGCGGCGAGGGGCTGCGGGCGGGGCTGTATATCTTCGGCAATCTGCTGGCCGGATATGTGGCCGTGCTGCTGGGGCGCTGGCTGGGCGAGCGCTTCGCTTCCTGAGCCCGCCTCCAGAGCTGCGGGGCCGAAGAAGTGCTGTGTGGGCGCTGCCTGTTCTCACCGCTCCTCATGAAGTAGGCTGATTTCATGACCGCTTCCCCCACACCCACCGCGTCCTGGACAGCTCCTCAGCGCTGGACGGTGGCGGCGACTGTGCTCGGCTCCAGCATGGCCTTCATCGACGGCTCCATCGTCAATGTGGCGCTCAATGCCATCCAGCAGAGCTTTGCGGCGGGTGTGGCGGGCAGTCAGTGGGTGGTCAATGCCTACACCCTGATGCTGGCCGCCCTGATTCTGACCGGAGGCGCACTGGGCGACGTGTATGGCCGCCGCCTGGTGTTCGGCGTGGGTGTGGGCATCTTCGCGCTCGCCTCGGTGGCGTGCGGCCTGGCTCCCAGCTTGCAGATTCTGACCGGGGCGCGTGTCCTTCAGGGAATCGGCGGGGCGCTGCTGATTCCCGGCAGTCTGGCGATGATCGGAGCGGTCTTTGACGATGCGGGCCGGGGCCGCGCTGTGGGCCTGTGGTCGGCGGCGACCTCGGCCACCAATCTGCTGGGGCCGGTGCTGGGCGGCGTGCTGGTGCAGCAACTATCGTGGCGCTGGGCTTTTTTCATCAATGTGCCGCTGGCGCTGGGGGTGCTGTGGTGCCTGCGCGGCGTGCCGGAAACGCGCAGCAGCGGTGCAAATCGTCCAGATCTGCTCGGCTCGGTGCTGGCGACGCTGGGCCTGGGGCTGCTGACCTACGCTCTGATTCAGGCAGGCGAGAGCCGGGCGGCTGGCCTGCTCGCATCGCCCGCCGTGCTGGGCAGTGCCGGAGCGCTGCTGCTGGCAGGATTCTTCGCCTGGGAACGCTTTTCGCCTGCGCCGATGTTGCCGCTTGCACTGTTTCGCCGCCGGGCATTTTCGGGAACCAATCTGCTGACGCTGCTGCTGTATGCCGCTCTGGGCGCACTCACCTTCTTCCTGCCGCTGAATCTGATCGGGGTGCAGGGCTATACCCCGGCGGAGGCGGGCGCGGCGCTGGTACCGCTGGCGCTGCTGCTGACGCTGCTGTCACGCGTGGCGGGCAGCCTCGCCGGACGCCTCGGCGCACGTCTGCCACTGACTGCCGGGCCACTGATCTGCGCTGTGGCGTTTGCCCTGTTCGCCCGTCCTGGCCTGGGCGGAAGCTACTGGACGACGTATTTTCCGGCCATTCTGGTGCTTGGCCTGGGCCTCTCGGTCACGGTCGCGCCGCTGGTCAGCGCGGTCCTGGGCAGTGTGGCCGACGGGTGGCACGGCACGGCGTCGGGCGTGAACAACGCCGTATCGCGCACCGGGGGCCTGCTGGCAGTGGCGGCACTCGGCCTGATCATGCTGGGCAGCTTTCGCGGCGAACTGGAAACCCGCCTTCAGTCCCGCGCCCTGCCGCCAGCGCTGGTCGGCACCATGATGGCCCAGGCCGACCGACTGGCGCAGGTGCAGCCCCCGGCAACCCTGCCTGCCGCTCAGACCAGAGCGCTGCGTCAGGACGTGCAGCAGGCGTTCATCGGCGGATTCCGGCGGGTCAGCTGGTGGTGTGCCGCCCTGAGCGTGCTGGCCGGAGTCGTGGGGTTCTTCTCGTTCAGCGGCAGTGGAAAGCAGCAGGAGGAACAGGCTTAACTTCGTTTTCCGGGCTGCCGCAGTCCCTCGTACAGCGCTCCCAGGCTGTCCTGAAGCGCTGCACTCAGATCGACGTGCAGCAGTTCCAGGCCGCTGCCAGCCAGCGCTTCACGTACCGCCGGGGCGGGTTCGCTCATCGGCTGGAGGCCCGCGATCAGGGCCTGGGTATACGTCAGCAGCCGCACGCCCCCCCCTTCCGGCAGACCCGGCAGCGCCCGTTCCAGCAGCGGTGTGATGTCTTCCAGCCGTCCGGCCAGCCAGCGTTTATGTGCCAGTGCCCGCGCCGCGCTGATGTTGTGTTCCAGCAGTCCGGCCAGCAGCGGCATCAGGCGCAGCAGTTCGGGTGTGTCTGTGGCCAGTTCGGTGAACAGAGCGGCCAGACTGCGCGGCGTGTGGGTGCCGCCCAACCGCAGATGTTCTCCGAGCCTATCGAGCCACTGTCCCAGCAGCACCTCGTACAGCTCCAGAAACAGCGCTTCCTTGCTGGCGAAGTAGGCGAACAGTGCAGGTTTGGTCAGGCCGACCCGCCCGGCAAGCTGTGTAAGCGTCAGGTCTGGATAGCGCGTGGTCGCGAGCAGCACGCGGGCCTCAGCGAGAATCTGCGCCCGGCGCGTGGCTTTGGCCTCGTCGGAGCGGGCGCGAACTTGAATGACCATAAGTCAATTATAGCGCATGTGCAGAAGAGTGGGTACTGTGCCGCTTCCAGGTAAACCGCTTGACAAAGTAACCGCCGGTCAATAAATTTTATTGACTGCGGGTCACTCAGCTGGGGTGGGCCGCACGGTCTATCGTCCTGCCGCCTGTCCTGTTCATTTATCAAGGAGTTGCCATGCCTGTTCCTGCCCCTTCCACACCGTCTCAGCCGCAGCCTGCTCGCCGCCCCACCGCTCTGATTACCGGGGCCAGCGGCGGCATCGGTGAAAGTTTCGCCCGCCTGCTTGCCGCCCGCCGCATCGACCTCGTGCTGGTGGCCCGCACCGCCAGCAAGCTCGAAGCGCTGGCACAGGAGCTTTCGGCGGCGCACGGAATTCAGGCCACGGTGATCGCTCAGGATCTGACGCACCCGGACGCGGCGGAGCAGATCGAGACGCGTGTGCAGCAACTCGGCCTGAGCATCGATTTTCTGATCAATAACGCGGGGTTCGCGTCATACGGTGAATTTCGTACCCTGCCGCTGCGTCACGAACTCGAAATGATTCAGGTCAATATCGCCGCCCTGACCGAGCTGACACACCGTTTTCTGCCGGGCATGGTCGAGCGTCGCCGGGGCCGGGTGGTCAATGTGGCGAGCACGGCAGCGTTTCTGCCGGGGCCGCTGATGGCGGTGTATTACGCCAGTAAAGCCTATGTGCTCAGTTTTTCCGAGACGCTGAACGAAGAGGTGCGCGGCTCGGGAGTGAATGTCACGGCGCTGTGTCCGGGTCCCGTCGCCACCGGCTTTCAGGACCGCGCCCAGATGCAGGACAGCAAGCTGCTGGAAGGGGGGAACCCGCTGCTGTCGCCCATGATGAGCGCCGACGAGGTGGCGCGGGAGGGCGTGGAAGCGATGCTGGCAGGTCAGGCGGTGCGCGTGGTGGGCCGCATGAACAAGCTCCAGACCCTGACACCGCGTTTCCTGCCCCGCAGCGTCATGCCGAGGCTCATCAAGCAGCTCCAGTCACGGAGACATTGATCCTTTTCACTGCCGCACTCAGCTGTCCTGTCGCCGCTTCAGCGCTCTGAGCTGGGGTGGCGGCTCCTCTTTCTTCTATACCTTCTTTCCTGCCTATCACTTTCTGTCTGTAGCCCCAGGCCGACTGCCTGACGGAACCCTCTACGCGTGCTTAAGGTGTGTGGTTCTTCTTCATTTCTCAACGACATAGCCGCTTCAGAATTCCTTTATCCCACGGGGGGATCTAGAAATGAGGTCTTCGCCCAGCCCGCTGCGCCCGTTTTCATACAGTGCGTGTGGGCGGGCTTTTTTGCTCTGCCGGGCACGCAGTTACGCGTTTTGTGAGCCTTGGCCTGTTCCACATATGTTCCCATAGAGCCGATCTGCCTGCTGGCGTTAACGGCCAGTTAACGCTCAGCGTTTCACACTCTTATCATGCGAGATTTTGTTCGGCGAGTGCTTGCCCCCGAACCTAGAACATGGTGTCTGTCTGATTCTTTCGGCAGCCATGTATCCCTCTGTCTCCGTGTCAGCGACAGGTGTTGAGATGACGCCCCGCGCTGTGAGCCACCGTGCTGTGAATCCCCGTAGAGCCACTCCTGAAGCAGGTCAGGTACAGTCATTACTCAGAGCAGGACGCCGGAGCACTGTGGGCGGGAGGGCTATGGTTCAGGGCAAATCCAATGCGGGTTCTTTCCGACGAACGACCACCGACGATGATCTTGCCTTCTCCGACGTGCCACTCACCCAGGCCTGGACTTCGGTCAAACGCACCACCTTTCTGATTATCGGGCCACTGGGAAGCGTGGCCTGTGCGCTGGCGCTGCTGGTTCAGTGGCACAGCATGGACGG contains the following coding sequences:
- a CDS encoding sensor histidine kinase codes for the protein MPRHLVSPERFALAAYDALSANIAILDAQSIIVAVNRAWDDFAQEFAGAGPTANNGLGSNYLAISEATTGDDRPYALATAAGIRDLLAGRRKVAEIEYPCKVANEQRYYMARVTAFDQDGERFVVVAHEDITRRKRAELALESLNRELEARIEARTRELEEAGRAAERHNAELEESNRNLSQFASVAAHDLQEPLRLIGAYADLLRHRSYDRLDTRSQTHLGHLLDQVGRARQLVRDVLTLSRVAVRPTLQPVDMRALWDACIATFPWPDDTRLECADLPPVLGDAAQLRQLFLNLLGNALKFRSARPLELSLRVEVEGPQLHFQLTDNGIGIAPQHHEKVFVMFQRLHSRTPSGLGSSEAPTGGNGVGLAVCKMVVERHGGRLWLTSVEGQGTTFHFTLPAAPSAHGESAVQHRSAPVSE
- the crcB gene encoding fluoride efflux transporter CrcB, with the translated sequence MPIWIGIALGGALGALARSALSTLVQGRLSGGHWAGFPLGTLLINVLGSFLLGLIMALNLRGLLSAPLRLALGTGFVGAFTTFSTFEWESSALLRGGEGLRAGLYIFGNLLAGYVAVLLGRWLGERFAS
- a CDS encoding MFS transporter — translated: MTASPTPTASWTAPQRWTVAATVLGSSMAFIDGSIVNVALNAIQQSFAAGVAGSQWVVNAYTLMLAALILTGGALGDVYGRRLVFGVGVGIFALASVACGLAPSLQILTGARVLQGIGGALLIPGSLAMIGAVFDDAGRGRAVGLWSAATSATNLLGPVLGGVLVQQLSWRWAFFINVPLALGVLWCLRGVPETRSSGANRPDLLGSVLATLGLGLLTYALIQAGESRAAGLLASPAVLGSAGALLLAGFFAWERFSPAPMLPLALFRRRAFSGTNLLTLLLYAALGALTFFLPLNLIGVQGYTPAEAGAALVPLALLLTLLSRVAGSLAGRLGARLPLTAGPLICAVAFALFARPGLGGSYWTTYFPAILVLGLGLSVTVAPLVSAVLGSVADGWHGTASGVNNAVSRTGGLLAVAALGLIMLGSFRGELETRLQSRALPPALVGTMMAQADRLAQVQPPATLPAAQTRALRQDVQQAFIGGFRRVSWWCAALSVLAGVVGFFSFSGSGKQQEEQA
- a CDS encoding TetR/AcrR family transcriptional regulator; translation: MVIQVRARSDEAKATRRAQILAEARVLLATTRYPDLTLTQLAGRVGLTKPALFAYFASKEALFLELYEVLLGQWLDRLGEHLRLGGTHTPRSLAALFTELATDTPELLRLMPLLAGLLEHNISAARALAHKRWLAGRLEDITPLLERALPGLPEGGGVRLLTYTQALIAGLQPMSEPAPAVREALAGSGLELLHVDLSAALQDSLGALYEGLRQPGKRS
- a CDS encoding SDR family NAD(P)-dependent oxidoreductase, with the protein product MPVPAPSTPSQPQPARRPTALITGASGGIGESFARLLAARRIDLVLVARTASKLEALAQELSAAHGIQATVIAQDLTHPDAAEQIETRVQQLGLSIDFLINNAGFASYGEFRTLPLRHELEMIQVNIAALTELTHRFLPGMVERRRGRVVNVASTAAFLPGPLMAVYYASKAYVLSFSETLNEEVRGSGVNVTALCPGPVATGFQDRAQMQDSKLLEGGNPLLSPMMSADEVAREGVEAMLAGQAVRVVGRMNKLQTLTPRFLPRSVMPRLIKQLQSRRH